A window of the Bdellovibrio sp. ZAP7 genome harbors these coding sequences:
- a CDS encoding ABC transporter permease: MINNWVRFLINKAIEIIASLAVLVALSFLLLKALPGGPFDNEAALHPTVRAALAEQWGLQDSTVSQVSKYLGSLVRGDLGVSMAHPDQRISTMIANGFSNTLSLNLISLVLVVVGAFVLALLSQRYSGGLFEKSVDQLMITFISLPSLFWGPLLIYLFGFYFNLLPTAFLTSPVNYILPVLTLSLRPMASLVRLLKTSLKENYRLDYVRTAKAKGVEEGDVLLHHVLRNSMIPFLSYLGPLLVGLLSGSFLVEMLFAIPGLGGQFIMALGDRDYTLIVGLTLFYGTLLIIVNSVIDILMRAVDPRIQEEM; encoded by the coding sequence TTGATTAACAACTGGGTACGTTTTCTGATTAATAAAGCGATCGAGATTATTGCGTCACTGGCGGTGCTAGTGGCGCTTAGTTTTTTGTTGCTGAAGGCTTTGCCTGGCGGTCCATTTGATAATGAGGCGGCTCTTCATCCGACGGTTCGGGCAGCCTTGGCAGAGCAGTGGGGACTTCAGGATTCCACGGTTTCTCAGGTTTCCAAATATTTGGGATCGTTGGTTCGCGGGGATTTAGGGGTGTCGATGGCTCATCCAGATCAGCGAATCTCCACGATGATCGCAAATGGCTTTAGCAATACGTTAAGTTTGAATCTGATTTCTTTGGTTTTGGTGGTTGTCGGAGCCTTTGTCTTGGCGTTGCTTTCCCAGCGTTATAGCGGGGGCCTGTTTGAAAAGAGCGTCGATCAATTGATGATCACGTTTATTTCTTTACCCAGCCTCTTTTGGGGACCTTTACTGATTTATCTGTTTGGTTTTTATTTCAATCTGTTGCCGACGGCATTCTTAACTTCTCCAGTGAATTACATTTTGCCGGTTCTGACTTTAAGTCTGCGCCCTATGGCGTCCTTGGTTCGCCTGCTTAAGACGTCCTTAAAAGAAAACTATCGCTTGGATTACGTGCGCACCGCCAAAGCCAAAGGTGTTGAAGAAGGCGATGTCCTGCTTCATCACGTGCTTCGAAATTCGATGATTCCGTTTTTAAGTTATCTCGGGCCGTTATTGGTGGGGTTGCTATCGGGTTCCTTCCTGGTGGAAATGCTTTTTGCAATTCCAGGCTTGGGGGGTCAATTCATCATGGCTTTGGGTGATCGCGATTATACGTTGATCGTGGGTCTGACGTTGTTTTACGGAACTTTGCTGATCATCGTAAATTCTGTGATTGATATTTTAATGCGCGCTGTGGACCCAAGAATTCAGGAGGAGATGTGA
- a CDS encoding SGNH/GDSL hydrolase family protein has translation MKYVLPILIALGSSSAKAFNTVFVGDSHSYGQFGEEIDKYLRSVSKNVTSIAGCGSSPSTWMADGKKFKSTNCGYWRRDIKGQEIRVKEHQVDSFSKELSALHPDLTVIALGTNILSTPTNILSEKKSIQAMLDTIKKNDSECIWIGPPDTGNKTLKLNLADGVKEIKALVEKANCAFVDSSELTKYPAGKSDGIHYGPKDSAEWGKKVVAKIEKLPQVSRAREKVVQPLLEEDTTGTTSEPGAVR, from the coding sequence ATGAAGTACGTCTTACCCATTTTAATCGCATTAGGCAGTTCTTCCGCAAAGGCTTTCAACACCGTGTTTGTCGGTGATTCTCACAGTTATGGGCAGTTTGGCGAAGAAATCGATAAATATCTGCGGAGTGTTTCCAAAAATGTTACGTCGATAGCTGGCTGTGGATCATCGCCTTCAACTTGGATGGCGGATGGAAAGAAGTTTAAATCCACCAACTGCGGTTATTGGAGACGGGACATCAAAGGCCAGGAAATCCGCGTGAAAGAGCACCAGGTGGATTCCTTTTCCAAAGAGCTCAGCGCTTTACATCCGGATCTGACGGTGATTGCCCTGGGCACAAACATACTGTCAACGCCGACGAATATTCTAAGCGAAAAGAAATCGATTCAGGCCATGCTCGACACCATTAAAAAGAATGATAGCGAGTGCATCTGGATCGGGCCGCCGGATACAGGAAATAAGACTTTGAAACTAAATCTTGCTGATGGCGTGAAAGAAATCAAAGCGTTGGTTGAAAAGGCGAACTGCGCCTTTGTCGATAGCTCTGAACTGACAAAGTATCCTGCCGGAAAAAGTGACGGTATTCACTACGGACCTAAGGATTCGGCAGAGTGGGGTAAGAAAGTCGTGGCGAAAATAGAAAAGCTGCCTCAAGTTTCACGGGCTCGTGAAAAAGTGGTGCAGCCTTTGCTTGAAGAGGATACGACAGGGACGACGTCTGAACCAGGCGCCGTCCGCTAG
- the ychF gene encoding redox-regulated ATPase YchF, whose protein sequence is MALQVGIVGLPNVGKSTLFNALTSAKAEAANYPFCTIDPNVGVVTVPDPRMDKITSFIKPQKVIPTTMEFVDIAGIVKGASQGEGLGNQFLSHIRQTDAIVHVVRCFDDPNIVHVAGSVDPIRDIEIINTELLLADLDSVEKRLQRIEKQAKNSTDKKLKAEVEVAKKVLEALGKGLPARSVTLDDFEAPLLKEMHLLTAKPVLYAMNVSDSDFAAGGNDWTKSVIARAAEENNKTIMICSAMEAEIALLPPEDRADFLAALGAEEPGLNRLIREAYTLLGLQTYFTAGEKEVRAWTIRANTKAPQAAGVIHTDFEKGFIRAETYHCEDLFTYKSEQAVKDAGKYRVEGKEYVVKDGDVLFFRFNV, encoded by the coding sequence TTGGTAAAAGTACGCTTTTCAATGCGTTGACTTCAGCTAAGGCTGAGGCAGCCAACTACCCTTTCTGTACTATCGATCCAAACGTGGGCGTTGTAACAGTTCCAGATCCTCGTATGGATAAGATCACTTCCTTCATCAAGCCACAAAAAGTAATTCCAACGACAATGGAATTCGTGGATATCGCGGGGATTGTTAAAGGTGCCTCCCAAGGTGAAGGTTTGGGGAATCAATTCCTTTCTCACATCCGTCAAACAGATGCGATCGTTCACGTGGTTCGTTGCTTTGACGACCCAAATATCGTGCACGTTGCGGGCTCTGTAGACCCTATCCGTGACATCGAAATCATCAACACAGAGCTTTTGCTAGCTGATTTGGATTCAGTTGAAAAACGTCTTCAACGTATCGAAAAACAAGCTAAGAACTCCACTGACAAGAAATTGAAAGCGGAAGTTGAAGTCGCTAAGAAAGTTCTAGAAGCTTTGGGTAAAGGTCTTCCAGCTCGCTCAGTCACTTTGGACGATTTCGAGGCTCCCCTTCTTAAAGAAATGCATTTGTTGACTGCTAAACCAGTTCTTTATGCTATGAACGTTTCTGATTCTGACTTCGCAGCTGGTGGCAATGACTGGACTAAATCCGTTATCGCTCGCGCTGCTGAAGAGAACAATAAAACGATCATGATCTGTTCTGCGATGGAAGCAGAGATCGCATTGTTGCCACCGGAAGATCGCGCAGACTTCTTGGCAGCTTTGGGTGCTGAAGAGCCAGGTTTGAATCGTTTGATCCGCGAAGCTTACACTTTGTTGGGCCTTCAAACTTATTTCACAGCGGGCGAAAAAGAAGTTCGTGCTTGGACAATCCGTGCAAACACGAAAGCTCCACAAGCAGCGGGCGTGATCCATACGGACTTCGAAAAAGGTTTCATCCGTGCGGAAACTTATCACTGTGAAGACTTGTTCACTTACAAGTCCGAGCAAGCGGTAAAAGATGCGGGCAAATACCGTGTCGAAGGTAAAGAGTACGTCGTGAAAGACGGCGACGTTTTATTCTTCCGTTTCAATGTTTAG
- a CDS encoding transglycosylase SLT domain-containing protein, translating into MRTTTVKAVLLSIMLSAPMAMAQSNKDELDSFKKALDQFKSGKYEQAIPTFQTIAQNKSEMEEYARYYLSQSFLKTSKLDEAYKELEQIQKLSPNVKMTIDVQTTMGQIALEKKNYKQAADIFTKLEKRTRNTESYPEVIYNLAAAEQGLGKRALMCKWLVKLYEKHPGYSKVAHWEVDLASSKFEGKETACATSTEDFRTRVRYLLFAGLDSRAQTEINAMKTNLAKIDKYLADKLQVQFYMQEGELGKAVDLLKPYYEEKKRDFDYLILFASASARAGEVQLAVGSYYSAYKLSPRSKTGRQALYQSAFLSYQFQDYDGAARRFQEFMKLYPTSGLSKDAKWHLAWLKYLKGDYTGAYKAFAEMQSEKRSNKRAWKTFPNDRVNYWMAMSLFRQGKIVEARNKMTALSKDPLLGYYAIAAQARLKKMEVIPLQKVATTNLPTTPRMIARFSASEFLMPNVDDISFRGDDSESEENLMITQYSADDEKESDEEADVEANPDNKSVDVAQGEDGAPAEGDEAAEGGDKSVAFSSPILMKRFERARDLMIIGENEWARWDLYDIEKKTRNRDYLKTLMSEYSTAGHFNRSSYIAQVTFGTTRASQGVEGGRAMWELAYPRAYSDSVDKYTKQFTVPTELVWGIMRAESSYRRDAISPVGALGLMQVMPFTGYKVATLVGDKDFKPPQLLEPDVAVKIGSRYLKRLMDRFDNTIPLVAAGYNAGPHRVKNWLVSFGTLETDEFIEHIPFLETRNYVKRVVSNAYVYAKLYGNKKDLFPYLSEAVPVKVNAELVGKENWDDI; encoded by the coding sequence ATGCGGACCACTACTGTAAAAGCAGTTTTGCTATCTATTATGCTTTCAGCGCCGATGGCGATGGCTCAGTCTAATAAAGACGAGCTGGATTCTTTTAAGAAAGCTTTAGATCAATTTAAATCTGGTAAATACGAGCAAGCCATCCCTACGTTTCAAACGATTGCTCAAAATAAATCTGAAATGGAAGAGTATGCGCGTTATTACTTGTCGCAATCTTTCTTAAAAACTTCCAAATTGGATGAAGCTTACAAAGAGTTGGAGCAAATCCAAAAACTTTCTCCGAATGTGAAAATGACGATCGACGTGCAAACGACGATGGGGCAAATCGCGCTTGAAAAAAAGAATTATAAGCAGGCGGCTGACATTTTCACGAAACTTGAAAAACGCACACGCAATACCGAATCTTATCCCGAAGTTATTTACAACCTGGCGGCGGCAGAGCAGGGCCTGGGTAAGCGTGCTTTAATGTGTAAGTGGTTGGTGAAACTCTACGAAAAACACCCGGGCTATTCTAAAGTGGCTCACTGGGAAGTGGACCTGGCGTCTTCGAAATTTGAAGGCAAAGAGACTGCTTGTGCGACTAGTACGGAAGACTTCCGTACCCGCGTCAGATACTTGCTGTTCGCAGGTCTTGATTCTCGCGCACAAACTGAAATCAATGCCATGAAAACCAATCTTGCTAAAATCGATAAGTATCTTGCAGATAAATTGCAAGTTCAGTTCTACATGCAGGAAGGGGAGCTGGGGAAAGCGGTTGATCTTTTAAAACCTTATTATGAAGAGAAAAAACGCGACTTCGATTACTTGATCCTGTTTGCATCGGCATCGGCTCGTGCCGGTGAAGTGCAATTGGCGGTGGGTTCTTATTACTCCGCTTACAAATTGTCTCCGCGCTCAAAAACCGGCCGTCAGGCATTGTATCAATCTGCATTCCTTAGTTATCAGTTCCAGGACTATGATGGTGCGGCTCGCAGATTCCAAGAGTTCATGAAGCTTTATCCGACATCGGGTCTTTCTAAAGACGCGAAATGGCACTTGGCTTGGTTGAAGTATCTTAAAGGTGATTATACCGGTGCCTATAAAGCTTTCGCAGAAATGCAAAGTGAGAAACGCAGTAACAAACGTGCGTGGAAGACTTTCCCGAATGATCGCGTGAATTACTGGATGGCGATGAGTTTGTTCCGCCAAGGTAAAATAGTTGAAGCCCGTAACAAGATGACGGCTTTGTCTAAAGATCCTCTTTTGGGTTACTACGCAATCGCAGCTCAGGCTCGATTGAAAAAGATGGAAGTGATTCCTTTACAAAAGGTCGCAACTACGAATTTGCCCACGACTCCACGTATGATCGCTCGCTTTTCTGCGAGTGAATTCTTAATGCCGAATGTGGATGATATCAGCTTCCGTGGTGACGATTCTGAATCCGAAGAGAACTTGATGATCACTCAGTACTCTGCTGATGATGAAAAAGAAAGCGATGAAGAAGCCGACGTGGAAGCAAACCCAGACAATAAATCTGTGGATGTTGCGCAAGGTGAAGATGGTGCTCCGGCTGAAGGCGATGAAGCAGCTGAAGGTGGCGATAAATCCGTGGCTTTCTCTTCTCCGATTTTAATGAAACGCTTTGAGCGTGCACGCGATTTGATGATCATTGGTGAAAACGAGTGGGCTCGTTGGGACCTTTATGACATCGAAAAGAAAACGCGCAATCGCGATTATTTGAAAACATTGATGTCTGAGTACTCAACAGCGGGTCACTTTAATCGCTCTTCTTACATCGCGCAGGTGACGTTCGGTACGACGCGTGCCTCTCAAGGTGTTGAGGGCGGTCGTGCAATGTGGGAGCTGGCATACCCGCGTGCATATTCTGATTCTGTTGATAAATATACAAAGCAGTTCACGGTTCCGACAGAACTTGTTTGGGGCATTATGAGAGCGGAGAGTTCTTACCGCCGCGATGCGATTTCTCCGGTGGGTGCTTTGGGATTGATGCAGGTTATGCCGTTCACAGGTTATAAAGTAGCGACGTTAGTGGGCGATAAAGATTTTAAACCGCCGCAATTGCTTGAGCCTGATGTTGCGGTAAAAATCGGTTCTCGTTACTTGAAACGTTTGATGGACCGCTTTGATAACACGATTCCATTGGTTGCTGCAGGTTACAATGCGGGACCTCACCGTGTGAAAAACTGGTTGGTGTCTTTCGGTACTTTAGAAACGGATGAATTCATTGAACACATTCCGTTCCTTGAGACTCGTAACTATGTGAAACGTGTTGTGTCCAACGCATATGTTTATGCAAAATTGTACGGCAACAAAAAGGATCTTTTCCCATACCTATCAGAAGCGGTGCCCGTTAAGGTTAACGCAGAGTTGGTTGGCAAAGAAAACTGGGACGACATTTAG
- a CDS encoding Crp/Fnr family transcriptional regulator: MSALEQLHKQEYKAGEFIFFQGDVEKHFYIIETGTVKICTMDRAGKEVEINRIADGESFGEFALLDNAPRSASAKCVTDVVVVRVSEDGFQELLNDLPVWANCMLKSFVGRLKKIMDEQKDQQV; the protein is encoded by the coding sequence ATGTCAGCACTCGAGCAGTTACACAAACAGGAATATAAGGCCGGCGAATTTATTTTCTTTCAAGGCGACGTGGAAAAGCATTTCTACATCATCGAAACGGGCACAGTTAAAATCTGCACCATGGATCGAGCGGGTAAAGAAGTGGAAATCAACCGGATCGCTGACGGAGAATCCTTTGGCGAGTTCGCACTTCTGGACAATGCTCCCCGCTCTGCTTCCGCGAAGTGTGTAACGGACGTAGTGGTAGTTCGAGTTTCTGAAGACGGATTTCAAGAACTGTTAAATGACCTGCCTGTCTGGGCTAACTGCATGCTGAAATCATTTGTGGGTCGTCTGAAAAAGATCATGGACGAACAAAAAGACCAACAAGTTTAA
- the radA gene encoding DNA repair protein RadA has protein sequence MAKSKNKTVYTCQNCGAQRPRWEGKCSDCGAWNSFVEELQLEEPKTRGWSTGSVEKTSTAPGAGKPVSLDQSLEAIKLDRFDTGFQELNRVLGGGLARGSFVLLGGSPGIGKSTLLLQMAGGLASDKRKILYISGEESVSQTGSRAHRLGIRSPLIEVGAESNLHNVMELARHKKPDVLVVDSIQTMYLSDLQAAPGSVSQVRECAGHLMGLAKQDGIAVILIGHVTKDGTIAGPKVLEHMVDCVLSFDGDTSYDFRLLRTLKNRFGAAHELGVFQMNSKGLEEVLNPSELFLEERGDQLIGSAVFASMEGTRPLLCEVQALTLSTNMAMPRRTSLGIDVNRLHLLTAVLDRHLDVRLSSNDIFVNVVGGLKLVEPAADLAVAAAILSTEGRRDLDAKTVFFGEIGLTGEVRGVSFVESRIKEADKLGFQHFVIPYSNKRHLADLKISGDKKISYIKNVKDLSRLI, from the coding sequence ATGGCAAAATCGAAAAATAAAACTGTCTATACCTGTCAAAATTGTGGAGCCCAGCGACCTCGCTGGGAAGGTAAGTGCTCGGACTGCGGCGCCTGGAATTCTTTCGTCGAGGAATTGCAGCTGGAGGAGCCTAAAACCAGAGGATGGTCGACAGGAAGTGTCGAAAAAACGAGCACCGCACCTGGTGCAGGAAAACCGGTTTCTCTAGACCAAAGCCTCGAGGCGATTAAATTGGATCGCTTTGATACGGGATTCCAAGAGCTGAATCGCGTGCTGGGCGGCGGTCTCGCGCGTGGAAGCTTCGTGTTATTAGGTGGATCACCGGGAATCGGTAAGTCGACTTTGCTTTTACAAATGGCTGGCGGCTTAGCTTCCGACAAGCGCAAAATCCTCTACATCTCCGGCGAGGAAAGTGTCTCGCAAACAGGATCCCGTGCCCATCGCTTAGGTATTCGCTCCCCTCTCATCGAAGTGGGTGCCGAATCCAACCTTCATAACGTCATGGAATTGGCTCGTCATAAAAAACCAGATGTTTTGGTCGTCGACTCGATTCAAACAATGTATCTGTCTGATTTGCAGGCAGCCCCGGGTTCGGTTTCTCAAGTTCGTGAGTGTGCCGGGCATTTGATGGGTCTGGCAAAACAAGACGGCATCGCCGTGATCCTAATCGGTCACGTCACCAAAGATGGAACCATCGCAGGTCCCAAAGTTTTGGAACATATGGTGGACTGTGTGCTGTCCTTTGATGGCGACACTTCTTATGACTTCCGCTTGCTCAGAACTTTAAAAAATCGTTTCGGCGCCGCTCACGAATTGGGCGTGTTCCAAATGAACTCCAAAGGTTTGGAAGAAGTTTTAAATCCGTCGGAACTTTTCCTGGAGGAACGTGGCGATCAATTGATCGGTTCCGCGGTTTTCGCGTCAATGGAAGGGACGCGCCCGCTTTTATGTGAAGTACAAGCGCTGACTCTTTCCACGAATATGGCCATGCCTCGTCGTACTTCTTTGGGTATTGATGTGAATCGTCTGCATTTATTGACGGCGGTTTTGGATCGTCACTTGGATGTGCGCTTATCCAGTAACGATATTTTCGTCAATGTCGTGGGTGGTCTGAAATTGGTGGAGCCGGCTGCAGATTTAGCGGTGGCCGCTGCCATTTTATCAACGGAAGGTCGTCGTGATCTTGACGCTAAAACGGTTTTCTTTGGCGAGATCGGTTTGACGGGCGAGGTTCGCGGGGTTTCATTCGTTGAAAGCCGTATCAAAGAGGCTGATAAACTCGGCTTCCAACATTTTGTTATTCCGTACTCAAATAAACGCCACTTGGCGGATTTGAAAATTTCTGGTGATAAGAAAATTTCTTACATCAAAAACGTCAAAGATTTGAGCCGTCTGATTTAA
- a CDS encoding ABC transporter permease, protein MKRPSVILAISFLSILILAVLIGPFVFTQGFEQNVDQILLAPSWAHWFGTDSLGRDLFARVLLGARVSLTVGIVCAILTFLIGFTYGSIAGWFEGVLDRMMMRFCDIIMAIPSFILVAVLCLSVQVILPIADPQWAALVGLCVGISFTHWINMARVTRGMVIETKRKPFVEAAIAVGGNRPHILLRHILPNIGSTLLVLVAMQIPTNILYESFMSFIGIGVHPPYTSWGILVSEGWKTLSSFPHLILFPSLVLFLTVWSFHILIDNRKQT, encoded by the coding sequence ATGAAACGTCCCTCGGTGATTCTGGCCATTTCTTTTTTAAGTATTTTGATTTTAGCGGTCTTAATCGGTCCGTTTGTATTCACTCAAGGCTTTGAACAAAACGTCGATCAGATTTTGCTCGCACCATCATGGGCGCACTGGTTCGGAACGGACTCGTTGGGACGTGATTTGTTCGCGCGGGTTTTGTTGGGAGCTCGGGTATCGTTAACCGTAGGCATCGTCTGTGCTATTTTGACTTTCCTGATCGGCTTTACTTACGGTTCCATCGCCGGATGGTTTGAGGGAGTCCTTGATCGCATGATGATGCGCTTTTGTGACATCATTATGGCGATTCCAAGTTTCATCCTGGTGGCGGTGCTGTGCTTAAGTGTGCAAGTCATTCTGCCAATCGCAGACCCGCAGTGGGCGGCACTGGTTGGGTTGTGTGTCGGGATTTCTTTTACTCATTGGATTAACATGGCTCGTGTGACTCGCGGGATGGTGATTGAAACCAAACGCAAACCGTTTGTGGAGGCCGCGATCGCAGTCGGGGGCAACCGTCCGCATATTTTGCTTCGTCATATCCTGCCTAATATCGGAAGTACGCTGTTGGTATTGGTGGCGATGCAAATTCCTACCAACATTTTGTATGAAAGCTTTATGAGCTTTATCGGGATCGGTGTTCATCCTCCTTATACAAGTTGGGGAATTTTGGTAAGCGAAGGATGGAAGACTCTATCAAGCTTTCCGCATCTGATTTTATTCCCAAGCTTAGTCTTGTTCCTGACAGTGTGGAGCTTCCACATTCTGATCGATAACCGAAAGCAGACGTAG
- a CDS encoding outer membrane protein OmpK → MIQKIFSTLLVLLALSPLQNAFAAKITDGDIHKGDYRWLQFNLMQSIDNKIPFENQQDTYFEMEFGGRSGILDLYGYLDIFDIFNSPNSDRHGDTSTAATQDDNFFFKFAPRFSLDFMTGHDLSLGPVQEWYVATLFNVGDRALFEEYIGFGSDIQIPWLGKLGANLMARHVRENYGASDEGEWNGYILSTNWFKPFVEFQNQSFITWQGYLDYKFGANKIADDVNRTSWSLEWFNGIYWHSKQYAAGYGLKYYQNMALFKSGGFAGETSGFGHYLDLTYKF, encoded by the coding sequence ATGATTCAGAAAATTTTTAGTACGTTGTTGGTATTGCTTGCTCTCTCCCCTTTGCAAAATGCGTTTGCTGCGAAAATTACGGATGGCGATATTCATAAAGGTGATTACCGCTGGTTGCAGTTCAATCTGATGCAATCTATCGACAACAAGATTCCATTTGAAAATCAGCAGGACACTTATTTTGAGATGGAGTTTGGTGGACGCTCTGGGATCCTGGATCTTTATGGTTACTTGGATATCTTTGATATTTTCAATTCCCCGAACAGCGATCGTCATGGCGACACTTCAACGGCTGCGACTCAAGACGACAACTTCTTCTTTAAATTTGCTCCGCGCTTTTCTTTGGATTTCATGACAGGTCACGATCTGTCTCTGGGTCCTGTACAAGAGTGGTATGTGGCTACTTTGTTCAACGTGGGCGATCGCGCCTTGTTTGAGGAATACATTGGTTTTGGTTCTGACATCCAAATCCCATGGCTTGGGAAATTGGGTGCGAACTTGATGGCTCGTCACGTACGTGAAAATTATGGCGCTTCTGATGAGGGCGAGTGGAATGGTTATATCCTTTCCACCAACTGGTTTAAGCCTTTCGTGGAATTCCAGAATCAATCCTTCATCACTTGGCAGGGATATCTGGATTATAAATTCGGCGCGAACAAAATCGCAGATGATGTAAATCGCACTAGCTGGTCACTTGAGTGGTTCAATGGTATCTACTGGCATTCTAAGCAATATGCTGCTGGTTACGGTTTAAAGTACTATCAGAACATGGCTTTATTCAAAAGTGGTGGCTTCGCTGGGGAAACTTCAGGCTTTGGTCACTACTTGGATCTGACTTATAAATTCTAA